The stretch of DNA TTATTCTTTTTGGTGTTGCTATCTTTCTTATTGCTGTTATGCAAAATGACCTTGGTCAAGTGGTCGTGCTGGCGCTTACATTTGTGACGATGGCACTTTTCGCAGGAGCAAGTGCGAGACTTTTTAGTATTGGTATCTTAGGGGCTGCTTTTGTTATGACAGTAGCGATAGTCAGCTCTGAGCATAGAATTTTACGTATAAAGTCATGGTGGGGCACGATACAAAATATGGTGCTTTCTTTCTTGCCTGACAGCGTTGCAGATGTATTAAGAGTGGCTGATGCACCAGAGCCATATCAAATTTCTCACTCATTAAACGCTATAAAGCATGGCGAATTTTTCGGCGAAGGGCTTGGCGCTGGTATCTTTAAGCTCGGCTTTTTAAGCGAGGTTCATACTGACTTTGTATTAGCTGGTATCGCTGAAGAGGTCGGTGTATTTGGTATTTTGTGTATAGTAGCTATATTTATAACGCTACTTTATAGAATTTTTAGAATTTCAGCTAGAAGCGAAAATAAGGTCTATCATCTATTTACGCTTGGTGTCGGGCTTATCTTATCGTTTTCATTTTTAATGAATAGCTATGGTATCACATCGATCACGCCTATCAAGGGTATTGCTGTGCCATTTCTTAGTTACGGTGGTAGCTCTGTGCTTGCGATTTGTATCGGTATCGGCATGGTTTTGATGGTTAGTAAAAAGGCAAAATTATGATTGTTATTTGCGGTGGAGGCACTGGTGGGCATTTAGCGATCGCAAGAAGCTTTTGCGAGGAGCTAAATAGAAGAGATATTAAGCCCATTTTTATTGGTTCAACTAGCGGTCAAGATAAATTTTGGTTTGAAAATGACGAGAATTTTTTACAAAAATTTTTCTTGCCAAGTAGTGGCGTGGTAAATAAGAGAGGCTTTGCTAAACTAAAATCACTAACAAATATCGTAAATCTTGCTTTAAAATGTAGAAAAATTTTTAAGCAAAATGACGTTAAGGAAGTCATTAGCGTTGGTGGCTATTCAGCAGCTCCAGCAGCCATTGCAGCCATTATCTCAAAAGTGCCGCTTTTTATCCACGAACAAAATGCTGTAATGGGCAAATTAAATAAAATTTTAAAGCCCTACGCAAAAGGCTTTTTTAGCTCTTATGATGAAGCTTCGCCCTACCCTTACCCTGTAGCAAAGAAATTTTTTGATAGTGCAAGAGTGAGAGAGGAGCTAAAGACTATTTTGTTTTTAGGAGGCTCGCAAGGTGCAAAAGCGATAAACGAGCTAGCTATAAATTTAGCTCCATATCTTAAAGAAAAAGGCATAAAAATAATTCATCAATGTGGTAAAAATGGCTTTGATGAACTTAAAAAAAGATATGATGAACTTGGCTTTAATGAAACGAATTTAGAAATTTTTGAATTTAGTAAAGAGATAGAAAATAAGATGAGCAAGGCCGACCTTGCCATATCAAGAGCAGGAGCTAGCTCACTTTGGGAGCTTTGCGCAAATGCTTTGCCATCTATCTTTGTGCCATTTCCTTATGCTGCTGGCAATCATCAGTTTTATAACGCTAAATTTTTAAAAGATAAGGGCATTGCTAAAATTTGCTTGCAAAATGGAGAAATTTTAGACAAAGACGAAGTTATAAGAATGATAGAAAATTTTGATCTAAACAAAAGCAGTAAAGCTCTAAAAGAGATCCTTTTGCCAAATGGAGCAAAAGAGATAATTGATAAAATTTTAAACTAGCTCCTCGCCTATCGCACAAGCTTTTAGTTCTTTTAGCTCAAAGATCAAGTAGTGATAAATAAGCTCATTTGTATTTAAAATTTTTGCACTAAAGACTGGTTTTATCATAGTTATTATCTTATCAGTTATACCCGCAATCTCCACCAGTAAAAGTTCATCTTTGCGTTGTTTCGCTGCCTTAATACAATTATAAAAGAACGTATAAATTATCTTAAAATTTTGCAAAATAACATTTGAAACTATCCTAGAATGAATATGTAAAACATTATGTATACGCTCTTGTAGAGTATTTAGCTCCGCAAGTATTGATTTTATTTGAGTAGTATCTGTTGTCCTAGAAAAGAGATTTTTTGCTTTATTTTTGTTTTGTATTTGATATTCTGCTACTAAAATTTCTATTATATTTAAAATGGTGACATAGCTCTCTTGTAAATTTTCATTTGCCTTAAAGCTCACACCGTTTTTCTCAATTTTATAATTTAAGCTTCTCTTTATCTGTTCCAAATAAGTACTAATGTTTTCATAATAGTCCTCTGTGTTGAAGACACTTTTAAAGAAATCGCTTTCACCTTTTAAATTTGTAAGCTTTTTTTTAAGTTCATCAGCATTTTTATTAAACTCAACAACCCCAACTGCCAAGCCGATCTCGTGCTCACTATTTTGTTCTAATGCTGTCAAACTTTCTTTTAGTACCAAAATTTGTTTTTGAATATTTTGAAAATCCATTTTTTCTCTTTTAATTTTTTTGCTTATTTTACTATAAAAATTATGAAGTTTGTCATTAAGAATTAAAAAGATGGTGCGCCCGAGAGAATTCGAATCTCTGACCTTTTGAACCGCAATCAAATGCTCTATCCAGCTGAGCTACGAGCGCACAAGAAAGTTAAGTCGAGATATTAGCCAAACTTTCCTTAAAGAAAAATTGTATTCATTTTAATTTTATAACTGTTTTAGTAAAATCCAATAAAACAAAAGGAGCAAAAATGAATGATTTTTTCGATAGTTTAAAAGAGATAAAAAAAGAACTTACTAAAGAGCAAGGTGAGATCAAAAAAACTCAAAAAGAAGCCGTTTCTCATACAAAAGAAGAGGCGATCTCGTATAAAGAAAATAAACTAAAAAACGAATTTGCAGAGTACATTAAAGGCCAAGATATAAGAAAAATATAAATTTGGAATGCTTATTGCTAAAACATGTAATATTTTATGTGGAGTAGGCAATGAAAGTTACGCAAACATTAGAATCTCTAAGCATTTTAACCGATAATGACATTTTGTTTCGTGAGCTTAGAGATATGATAAGCAGAAATTTTACAAAAATTTTATCTAATAAAAATAAGGTTATTTCGTTTTATGAAGAGAGCGAGATCCCACAACGCAAGTGCTTTTTAAAATTTATAAAAAAACTTTATGAAAAGCAAAGTGATGATAAGCTCGATATTCGTTTTGCAAACTATAAAACCATAAAACTTGGCTTTGTTCAAAAAAATACCCTAACTCCAGTCATTAGCCTAAATGTAAATTTTGTAAAAAATGAAGTCAAATTTGAACTAAAAGATACACTTTGCAGAGATTTTGCTAGCTACATCAGTGAGAGTCTAGTAAAAAGCAATGTTGCTTTTAGCAAAAATGATGATTTTTTAAACATCACCATCTCAAACGACAACGACATAAACACATTAAACAAACTGCTTTACAAAAGAAGCTATCCAAAATTTAGCGTAAATTTTATCTATGATGAAAAAGACTACAAAGCCTTTAAACAAGGCATAAAAATAAAAAGCTCATCTAAATTTGTAAGCAGATTTTCTGTGCTTGCAAATTTACTTGAGGAAAATTTTGGGATTTTGGGTTGTAAAAAAGATGATGACTTTGAAACTATCAGGCAGAGCTACCTTTCGCTCGTAAATATCTATCACCCAGACAGGCACGCCAACAAAAGTCCTCTCATACAAGAAGAATACGCAAAGAAATTTAAAAATATTCAATCTGCTTATGAGAGCCTAAAACCATACTTTAAAAATCAAGAAAATTTTGTGATGGTTGGCTAGAGCACGGCTTGCCACAAGGGCTATTAAGGGAGCAAAATGAATGGTGAAATGTTTAATATATGCGCCATTATTGTTGCTGCAAAGCAGGCCATAAAGTCAAATTCTCCTATCCTATATAATGGCACTAGCTACGAAAATAGTATAAATTTTCACTTTCTCTCAGGCCATAGGGCAAATGGCGTAAATGAGTGGTTTGAGCACGCATTAAAACTTGGATTAAGCGATGTAAGACTTACTGCAAATTTAACTGACTCATCAGATGAACGTTTATTGCTTAGCTTTTCAAACTCTACCGCAAAATCGATCATCTGCATTTTTAAAGAGCACATGAGCTGCTTCGTACCCTACTGGAAATACAACAAAGATCAAAGAGGCTGGGACATAATATATAAAGAATTTGGTCTTGAAAAAGATGTAAATTTAGAAAATTTTAGTGACAACACAGAGGCTTTTATGGACACACTTACCAAGATAGCGGCCTTTGCAGATGAGATAGAGTGTGAGAATTTTGGTGAGTGTTTTCGCAGGGCTTTAAAATCACTTAGATCTTCAAACAATGATAATCAAAAGATATTTAATGCACCGCTTATGCCAAAGAAAAATTTAGCCCTTTTTGCTGCGGCAAGCTTGGCTGATGTCTTTGGTGGTATGGGCTCTTGGAACGACGACGCAGCAGGTATGGCACAATATAAAAAACGTGGCAAAGAGTACGAAGAGCTTAGTAACGAGCTTTTTACGCAGATGCGTAAGGCCATACTTTTTGCTGTAAATGAGTGGTAGTTAGCCGTTTATCTGATAGATCTTTTTTCGCTGGCTTGAGCTGCCGATGTTTAGGATTTTGCGGTATTTGGTGATGGTTCGGCGAACGATTTGGATGTTAAATTTAGCTTGGATTAGCTCTTGAATTTTTAGGTCAGAAAGTGGCTTTTTGTGGTCTTCGCCTTTAATGAGCTCTAGTAAAAATTCCTTTATTGCAGCGTTTGAAGTCTCCTCGTCAAAGCCAGTTGAAAAGAAATTTTTAAGTGCGACCGTGCCTCTTGAACAGCTTAAATATTTGTTTGCGATCGCTCTTGAGATGGTTGAAGGGTTACGCCCAAGCTCGTCTGCTAGGTCTTTTAGCTTCATAGGTTTTATGTCACCACCCAAAAAGTAGTCATACTGATACTCAACTATCATGAGCCCTATCTTATAAAGCGTCGCTTTTCTCATCTCAAGGGCGTCTATGAGCTCGCTCGCCTCTTTTATACGTGAGCTTACAAAGGCCTCTTTCTCGTCTAATCCATCGGTATCAACCAAAATTTCTGGATAGTACTCATCATTTATCTGTACACTTATGCCACTGCTTGTGCTTAGCACGAAGATATCAGGCACCGCCTCTTTTTCATCTTCGAGATACTCAATGGCCGGTGGATTTTTAAATTTTTTTATGATCTTTAGCGCGTCGTCGTAAAATTTTAGCTTTCTAAGTTTTTCTATATTTTCAAAATTTAAGATGATTTTTCTTGCGCACTCTATGATCTCATCGCTTGCCTCTGCCTCGCTTAGCTGAAACAAAAAGCTCTCTTTGATATCTTTTGCACCCACGCCACAAGGCTCAAGGTAGGCAAATCTCGCTCTAACCCGCTCTACTTCGCCCTCATTAAAGCCTGAAAAAATTTCATTATCATAGGAAAAATAACCTTCGTCATCTAAACACTCGATGATCTTATATGCGATATCTTGTGACTTTTGCGTGGGGAAAAGTGGCGGATTGATTTGACTAATTAGCTTTTCATAGAGGCTTTCTTTGTAAATACTTAAAGCCTCGATACTCTCGCTAACCGAGTTTTTGCTAACTTGCTCGAAAAAATTTCGCTTTTTTTCGCTTTTTTCTAAATTTTTATGTTCGATCGTGGCAAATGGGTTCTCTTTTATAAAAGGTTCAAGCGTCTCTTTTAGCTCATCAAGCCCGCTTTGAAGGATAGGAAGCCAGCTTCTTAGCGTTTGGTTTAGTTTGATCTTTGGCGCTAAAGTTTGCTTTTGCCTTAGCATCATCTACTCAAGTAGCTTAAATTCTTCGCCAAGATAGTGCGTTCTAACGAGCTTGTTATTTGCCACTTCGCTAGCACTGCCGCTTGCTAGTAGCGAGCCGTCTTTGATGACGTAAGCTCTGTCGCAAATGGCCAGCGTCTCACGGACGTTGTGGTCAGTTATCAAAACGCCGATACCTAGCTTTTTAAGGTCTCTAACGATGCTTTGGATGTCGCTAACTGCGATAGGATCGACGCCTGCAAATGGCTCATCAAGCAGTAAAAATTTTGGCTTTATGATGAGGCTTCTAGCGATCTCACAGCGTCTGCGCTCGCCACCACTTAGGCTAACGCCCTTTCTTAGGCGGATAGGCTCGATATTTAGCATATTTAGCATCTCATTTACTCTTTTTGCTATCTCTTCTTCGCTTTGATTTAAAATTTCAGCCCCAAGGAGCAAATTTTCTTCGACACTTAGCTCTTTAAATATGCTTGATTCTTGCGGCAAATAGCCAATACCAAGGTGTGCCCTTTTGTGAAGTGGGACGTTTGTGATCTTTTCGTCATTTAAAAAGACATCTCCGCTAGTTGGCGAGATGAGTCCACAGATCATATAAAAAGTAGTCGTCTTTCCAGCACCATTTGGCCCAAGAAGCCCTACTACTTCGCCACTATTTACCTCTAAAGATATCCCTTTTATGATCTCAGTTTTTTTAATCGTCTTTTTTAGATCTTTTACTTCTAGTTTATGCACTTATAACCTCGTATTTTCTGCCGTTTTTGCTAGGAGAAATTTTTACTAACGTATAGCTCTCGCCATTTTTCTTTAGAGCTTTTTCTAAATTTTCATCGCCCCACTCTACTAGATGAAGCCCATCTTCAAATAAATTTTCAAAAAGGCCGTTTTTTGCCATCCCGTCAAATCCGATCTGGTAAATGTCGTAGTGGTAGATATCTTTACCATAAATTTGCATCAAAGAAAATGTAGGCGACGTCACGCTCTCATCTATGTCATGAGCCTTGATGATCGCCTTTACAAGCGTCGTTTTGCCACTTGCTAGATCGCCACTTAGTAGCACCACGCCACTTTTTGGCAGTACCCGCACAAGCTCATTAAGTTCATTTTCTAAAAGCTCAAAAACCATCAAAGCTCTTTTACATATTCGCTTTGAGCGCTTTTTGGTATGCTTTTTGTAGTTGGGATCGCTAGCACCTCGTATCTCGCCTCGCGCGTTAGAAATTTGATGCTAACCACATCGCCAACCTTAACATCTTTTGCCGCTTTTGCCTGCACGCCGTTGATGCTCACAACGCCGCTTTTGCACATATCTTCGCTAACGGCACGCCTTTTGGTGATATTTACTACGTTTAAAAATTTATCTACTCTCATGCGGCGGATTTTAACAAAAATAGCCTTAAATTTTTAATCCTTTAGATATTTTAAAAGCTCTTTTAAATTTAGAGGTATGACGCTGCCATGGGTTTGCCCTTTGTAAAACTCAAAGTGAGAATTTACGCCACTTTGTTTTAAAATTTTGGCTAAATCGCTCGTCTTTAAAGTGCCAGCTTTGTCAGTCTTGCCCTTTCTTTTTTCAAGCTCGCCAACGCTAAGAAAGACAAATTTAGCCTTTACTTTCTCTTTAAATTTACCCTCGCTCACATTTTGCTTTAAAATTTCAGACTCGCCCCACCAAAGAGATGGCGAAGCGATAAAGAAATTTGAAAATATACCCTCGTTTTTAAGCAAAGCATAGAGCGTAAAAAGCCCGCCAAAAGAGTGACCATAAAGGCTCTTTTGGCTGCCCTGCACTTTAAATTTCTCATCAATTAGCGGCACTAAATTTTTAGTCAAAAAGTAGTAAAACGCATCTGCGCCACCACCTTTACTAAACTCCTCGCCATCTGCCTTTGGCGTGAGATCTCTTGTGCGTTTTTCTACCTCGTAGCTTTTATCTGTGTCATATCCTATGCCTATTATTAGTGGTGCAGCCTTGCCATCAAATTCATTTAAGAGCATGTTAAACTGGGCATTTGCATCAAGCAAGAAAAGCACGTTTTTAAACTCATTTTGCCCCTTTAGCTTGGCTGTGAAAATTTTATAAATTTCATCATTTGCACTCATTTTAAAGGTTGAAATTTCAAATTTACTAGCAGATTTTTGGCTAAGTGGCTCAGGCGTTTGACTAGGTCCTGCGTGCAAAGCCTGCGTCACGCCAAGCGTAAAAAGCAAAAATTTAAACACTCTTACCATTTTGCAGCGACCTTAAACCAAAATCTCCTGCCCTCTTGCGGATACCAGTAGTAATTGCCGTCGTCTGCTAGCGCCTCATCGTATCTTACTTTATCAAAGATATTGTAGGCATTTAGGCTAAGTGTTAGGTGCTTGTTTGCGTCCCAGCTTACGCCTGTATCAAATGTGAGTAAATTTTTATTATTTTCACTCACCTTATTGCCAGGGCCAAATTTCACACTAGTAAGCTTACTCTCATAGTTTGTGGTGAAGAATGTTTTTACACTCTTAATTGGTTTATAAGCAAGTGTTGCATGAAATGCATGCTCTGGGGTTGCTGTTAGGCTTTTTGCATCAAGTCTGCCAAGATTTGTCTCACTAAATTTCATCGGACCATTTGGCGTGTTTATCGTTGGGTTGCCAGTTTTTATTTTTGACTTATTATAGGTGTAGTTTGAGCTTAGATTTAGGTTTGAAAGGATGTCATAGTCGCCGCTTAACTCAACGCCCCAAACAGTCGCACCTTCAATATTAAAGTAAGTTCCCCAACCAGGGCAATTAACACTTGGCGCACCTGAGCAAGTACCAAAAGCTGGAATTCTATTTACATTACTGCCGTCAGTGTCTAAGATCTTATCTTTAAATTCATTTTTAAAAAACATTACCGAGCCTCTAAAATCAGCCTGATTGTCATAATATGCACCAACTTCGTAAGTTATACTTTTTTCTGGCTTTAGATCTTTGTTTCCAAAATCAACTATTTTCCAGCCGCCTTGGATAGTGCCGACCGCAGGAGAAATTTGATTTACATTTGGCGTTTTATAGCCAGTCGCCACGCCACCTTTTAAACTTAGCGTATCTGTGGCGTTATAGACTAGGTAGGCTCTTGGCGAGAGGTGGTTGCCAAAAAATTCGTTGTGCGTAAGCCTTGAGCCAAGCGTTAAAAATAGCTTCTCTTCTAAAATTTGCCACTCATCCTCGATAAATCCTGCATGCTCGCTCATCGAGTAACTTTTTGGGCTTTCAAGGCCATTTTTTGAGGCGTTTGAAACGATGAAGGTAGTGCCGACATTTTGCTTGCTAAAATCATAGCCAAAAGTGAGTGTATGCGCACCAAAAAACGTTGTAAATTTAGAGTTAAAGTTATGATTTTTAGCTTTTGCAGGTATGAATTTATCAAAAAGGCTCGTTCTTTGTGTCTGATCATAGATGTAGCTAAGATCAGCGTTTAGGCTATCAAATTCGCCAAGATAGCCCACACCATAGCTCTTTTTCTCGTAGTCATAGGCATTTAGAAGTCTATTTGTTCTAGTAGTGGCTGACTTTCCAACAGTTCTTGAGTAATCATGCCTTTCGTTTGATCCAAGGATGAAAAATTTATTGTGCTCATCTGGAGTGATCCAAAGTTTTGCACTTAAATTCCTCTTATCGCTCTTTTGATAACCGCCTTTATAGTTGTCCTCATCTCTTAGCTTTTTATATCCCCAAAGCTGAAGTGCAAAAAGGTCTTTATAAAGAGGTAAATTTAGATAAAAGTCGCCTTGCCTGCCATCTCCTATGCCTTTGTGAGTGTTTATAGTGGTTGAAATGCCGACGTTGCCACTAAATTTTGAAAAATCCTTTTTGGTAATGATATTTATCACACCTCCAACTGCGTCGCTACCATAAAGCGAACTCATAGGACCACGGATAACCTCTATACGCTCGATTGCTTCAGCTGGTGGGATGAAATTTGAGTTCATATCCCCTGCTCCGCCCTTTGGATTTGCGCTGCTTGAATTTACTCTTTTACCATCAATCAAAACTAGCGTTTGAGAGCTTTCCATACCGCGTATCGAGATACCGCTGGCTGGACCATCCTC from Campylobacter concisus encodes:
- a CDS encoding RNA polymerase factor sigma-54; translation: MLRQKQTLAPKIKLNQTLRSWLPILQSGLDELKETLEPFIKENPFATIEHKNLEKSEKKRNFFEQVSKNSVSESIEALSIYKESLYEKLISQINPPLFPTQKSQDIAYKIIECLDDEGYFSYDNEIFSGFNEGEVERVRARFAYLEPCGVGAKDIKESFLFQLSEAEASDEIIECARKIILNFENIEKLRKLKFYDDALKIIKKFKNPPAIEYLEDEKEAVPDIFVLSTSSGISVQINDEYYPEILVDTDGLDEKEAFVSSRIKEASELIDALEMRKATLYKIGLMIVEYQYDYFLGGDIKPMKLKDLADELGRNPSTISRAIANKYLSCSRGTVALKNFFSTGFDEETSNAAIKEFLLELIKGEDHKKPLSDLKIQELIQAKFNIQIVRRTITKYRKILNIGSSSQRKKIYQING
- a CDS encoding FtsW/RodA/SpoVE family cell cycle protein, with the protein product MAVDKIIFYLCSTLIAISIIFSLSLPVFTVLFFNYDEFHFFIRQFVVGCIGIFIMWWLSRLNPEKTLVWIGFGLLISCGIAMGLMHALPASMVTDAGGARRWIRLPGFSLAPVEFFKIGFVYFLAWSFTRKFSEGKRTLLDEIKILMPYIILFGVAIFLIAVMQNDLGQVVVLALTFVTMALFAGASARLFSIGILGAAFVMTVAIVSSEHRILRIKSWWGTIQNMVLSFLPDSVADVLRVADAPEPYQISHSLNAIKHGEFFGEGLGAGIFKLGFLSEVHTDFVLAGIAEEVGVFGILCIVAIFITLLYRIFRISARSENKVYHLFTLGVGLILSFSFLMNSYGITSITPIKGIAVPFLSYGGSSVLAICIGIGMVLMVSKKAKL
- the murG gene encoding undecaprenyldiphospho-muramoylpentapeptide beta-N-acetylglucosaminyltransferase yields the protein MIVICGGGTGGHLAIARSFCEELNRRDIKPIFIGSTSGQDKFWFENDENFLQKFFLPSSGVVNKRGFAKLKSLTNIVNLALKCRKIFKQNDVKEVISVGGYSAAPAAIAAIISKVPLFIHEQNAVMGKLNKILKPYAKGFFSSYDEASPYPYPVAKKFFDSARVREELKTILFLGGSQGAKAINELAINLAPYLKEKGIKIIHQCGKNGFDELKKRYDELGFNETNLEIFEFSKEIENKMSKADLAISRAGASSLWELCANALPSIFVPFPYAAGNHQFYNAKFLKDKGIAKICLQNGEILDKDEVIRMIENFDLNKSSKALKEILLPNGAKEIIDKILN
- a CDS encoding imidazole glycerol phosphate synthase, which encodes MDFQNIQKQILVLKESLTALEQNSEHEIGLAVGVVEFNKNADELKKKLTNLKGESDFFKSVFNTEDYYENISTYLEQIKRSLNYKIEKNGVSFKANENLQESYVTILNIIEILVAEYQIQNKNKAKNLFSRTTDTTQIKSILAELNTLQERIHNVLHIHSRIVSNVILQNFKIIYTFFYNCIKAAKQRKDELLLVEIAGITDKIITMIKPVFSAKILNTNELIYHYLIFELKELKACAIGEELV
- a CDS encoding RNA-binding S4 domain-containing protein, coding for MRVDKFLNVVNITKRRAVSEDMCKSGVVSINGVQAKAAKDVKVGDVVSIKFLTREARYEVLAIPTTKSIPKSAQSEYVKEL
- the lptB gene encoding LPS export ABC transporter ATP-binding protein, which encodes MHKLEVKDLKKTIKKTEIIKGISLEVNSGEVVGLLGPNGAGKTTTFYMICGLISPTSGDVFLNDEKITNVPLHKRAHLGIGYLPQESSIFKELSVEENLLLGAEILNQSEEEIAKRVNEMLNMLNIEPIRLRKGVSLSGGERRRCEIARSLIIKPKFLLLDEPFAGVDPIAVSDIQSIVRDLKKLGIGVLITDHNVRETLAICDRAYVIKDGSLLASGSASEVANNKLVRTHYLGEEFKLLE
- a CDS encoding TonB-dependent receptor domain-containing protein, with the protein product MRKTKFIAICLSVCVANSLFGAEHKDNNETRLDGVVVSASGFSQQIKEAPASISVIGGDELTKDSFTSLHSIAQKVPGVNVVGGEDGPASGISIRGMESSQTLVLIDGKRVNSSSANPKGGAGDMNSNFIPPAEAIERIEVIRGPMSSLYGSDAVGGVINIITKKDFSKFSGNVGISTTINTHKGIGDGRQGDFYLNLPLYKDLFALQLWGYKKLRDEDNYKGGYQKSDKRNLSAKLWITPDEHNKFFILGSNERHDYSRTVGKSATTRTNRLLNAYDYEKKSYGVGYLGEFDSLNADLSYIYDQTQRTSLFDKFIPAKAKNHNFNSKFTTFFGAHTLTFGYDFSKQNVGTTFIVSNASKNGLESPKSYSMSEHAGFIEDEWQILEEKLFLTLGSRLTHNEFFGNHLSPRAYLVYNATDTLSLKGGVATGYKTPNVNQISPAVGTIQGGWKIVDFGNKDLKPEKSITYEVGAYYDNQADFRGSVMFFKNEFKDKILDTDGSNVNRIPAFGTCSGAPSVNCPGWGTYFNIEGATVWGVELSGDYDILSNLNLSSNYTYNKSKIKTGNPTINTPNGPMKFSETNLGRLDAKSLTATPEHAFHATLAYKPIKSVKTFFTTNYESKLTSVKFGPGNKVSENNKNLLTFDTGVSWDANKHLTLSLNAYNIFDKVRYDEALADDGNYYWYPQEGRRFWFKVAAKW
- the tsaE gene encoding tRNA (adenosine(37)-N6)-threonylcarbamoyltransferase complex ATPase subunit type 1 TsaE, yielding MVFELLENELNELVRVLPKSGVVLLSGDLASGKTTLVKAIIKAHDIDESVTSPTFSLMQIYGKDIYHYDIYQIGFDGMAKNGLFENLFEDGLHLVEWGDENLEKALKKNGESYTLVKISPSKNGRKYEVISA
- a CDS encoding alpha/beta hydrolase — encoded protein: MVRVFKFLLFTLGVTQALHAGPSQTPEPLSQKSASKFEISTFKMSANDEIYKIFTAKLKGQNEFKNVLFLLDANAQFNMLLNEFDGKAAPLIIGIGYDTDKSYEVEKRTRDLTPKADGEEFSKGGGADAFYYFLTKNLVPLIDEKFKVQGSQKSLYGHSFGGLFTLYALLKNEGIFSNFFIASPSLWWGESEILKQNVSEGKFKEKVKAKFVFLSVGELEKRKGKTDKAGTLKTSDLAKILKQSGVNSHFEFYKGQTHGSVIPLNLKELLKYLKD
- a CDS encoding adenylosuccinate lyase yields the protein MKVTQTLESLSILTDNDILFRELRDMISRNFTKILSNKNKVISFYEESEIPQRKCFLKFIKKLYEKQSDDKLDIRFANYKTIKLGFVQKNTLTPVISLNVNFVKNEVKFELKDTLCRDFASYISESLVKSNVAFSKNDDFLNITISNDNDINTLNKLLYKRSYPKFSVNFIYDEKDYKAFKQGIKIKSSSKFVSRFSVLANLLEENFGILGCKKDDDFETIRQSYLSLVNIYHPDRHANKSPLIQEEYAKKFKNIQSAYESLKPYFKNQENFVMVG